In the genome of Prosthecobacter dejongeii, one region contains:
- a CDS encoding glycosyltransferase family 2 protein: MSATPPTPPFPRLKTAGKWLRAGAEKWQMRGVSYGPFKPNSLGEPFPEDSALVADLRHIGALGFNTVRLYELPTPQVIHAATKLGLRLWVGIPWTDHVDFLRSRAQQEQIRQTVMQAVLRLKDEPCVAGFLVGNEIEKTLVRWMGPTRVRDFLDGLMESARAVAPHQLFSYATYPSTEYLIPNQADFLAVNLYLEQPETLAAYLQRLQNLAGDKPLVISEFGLDVAAHGEAAQAQTWAWFQAACQQAAVAGTVWFSYTDEWFRGGEAITQWRFGLVDSVRQERAICGSLKETATAHRPHTQPRISVIVCTYNGTATLRSCLESLSRLRYSNFEALLIDDGSTQDIATLAKDFPHIRYVRQEHAGLSVARNLGAALATGEILAYTDDDCIVDEDWLSNLVLGFDDPQWVAAGGPNIPPSPRNRTEAVVAAAPGAPAHVLLTDVEAEHLPGCNLAIRKTALESIGGFRPQYRVAGDDVDVCWRLREAGGKLHFISGAMVWHHRRYTVGAYLRQQRGYGRAEALLMKDHPQRFGPLGGARWFGGIYGDRAASLHLEEGSIFHGPMGEGLFQGIYRQGPRGWLDWMSGVTWVVLLLVALAHRSPLSAALILSFSLLLAACRLRNQTRAPFSLSLLESCLLLGLCWLQPVIREWERGLGMLRLGARPGRKKNETAAQGLKRPRKISFSLGELAFWSESGVDRARLLDRLQANLTRQKISLRPDDGWRLFDLEAASQFDVSPAFLTVTEYHGKQRLLTRVRLMLRVSLRSLVIQALILAVVSLPTPLRVMAFDFYTISFIAVVTIAFAAYQKLKRDVLKAAQEAGLTLAPQA; this comes from the coding sequence GGGAACCCTTCCCTGAGGACTCGGCCCTCGTTGCCGACCTCAGGCACATCGGAGCACTTGGCTTCAACACCGTTCGTTTGTATGAACTGCCGACGCCGCAAGTGATCCATGCCGCGACAAAACTAGGCCTGCGATTATGGGTCGGCATTCCTTGGACAGATCATGTGGATTTCCTCCGCAGCCGAGCCCAGCAAGAGCAGATCCGGCAGACCGTCATGCAGGCCGTCCTTCGGTTGAAGGACGAACCTTGCGTGGCCGGTTTTTTGGTCGGCAACGAGATCGAAAAAACACTCGTGCGGTGGATGGGCCCCACACGCGTACGGGATTTTCTAGATGGCCTCATGGAGAGCGCCAGAGCGGTGGCTCCGCATCAGCTCTTCAGTTACGCCACTTACCCCAGCACGGAGTACCTCATCCCGAATCAGGCCGATTTTTTGGCCGTGAATCTCTACCTGGAACAGCCCGAAACTCTCGCGGCCTATCTTCAACGCCTGCAAAATCTGGCGGGAGATAAACCTCTGGTCATCAGCGAATTTGGGCTGGATGTAGCTGCCCATGGGGAGGCGGCTCAAGCCCAGACTTGGGCCTGGTTTCAGGCCGCCTGTCAGCAGGCCGCCGTGGCGGGAACAGTCTGGTTCTCCTATACGGACGAATGGTTTCGTGGGGGTGAGGCCATCACACAATGGCGCTTTGGTTTGGTGGATTCTGTTAGGCAGGAAAGAGCCATCTGCGGCAGCTTGAAGGAGACAGCCACAGCCCACCGTCCTCACACCCAGCCACGCATCTCCGTCATCGTATGCACTTACAATGGCACGGCTACGCTGAGGAGCTGCCTGGAGTCTCTCAGCCGACTGCGTTACTCAAACTTTGAAGCACTCTTGATTGATGATGGCTCCACCCAAGACATCGCCACCCTCGCCAAAGATTTCCCTCACATCCGCTACGTGCGGCAAGAGCACGCGGGCCTCAGCGTGGCGCGCAATCTAGGGGCCGCTCTGGCCACGGGAGAGATCCTGGCCTACACGGATGATGACTGTATTGTGGATGAAGACTGGCTGTCAAACTTAGTGTTAGGCTTTGACGATCCACAGTGGGTGGCAGCGGGAGGGCCAAACATCCCCCCTTCACCGCGAAACCGCACTGAAGCTGTTGTCGCAGCCGCACCCGGAGCCCCCGCCCATGTGCTGCTCACAGATGTCGAGGCCGAGCATCTTCCAGGCTGCAACCTCGCCATTCGCAAAACCGCCCTGGAATCCATCGGCGGTTTTCGCCCTCAATACCGGGTGGCCGGAGATGACGTGGATGTGTGCTGGCGGCTGCGTGAGGCTGGGGGCAAATTGCACTTTATCTCCGGCGCCATGGTGTGGCATCACCGCCGCTACACCGTGGGTGCTTACCTCCGCCAGCAGCGTGGTTATGGCCGGGCGGAGGCTCTTTTGATGAAGGACCACCCGCAGCGATTTGGGCCACTGGGCGGCGCACGTTGGTTTGGCGGTATTTATGGAGATAGGGCTGCGAGTTTGCATTTGGAAGAGGGCAGCATCTTTCATGGCCCTATGGGAGAAGGCCTTTTTCAAGGCATCTATCGGCAAGGGCCACGTGGTTGGTTAGACTGGATGAGTGGGGTGACCTGGGTGGTGTTATTGCTGGTAGCGCTTGCGCACCGCTCCCCACTTTCAGCCGCTTTGATCCTGAGTTTCTCCTTGCTGCTCGCCGCCTGTCGCTTGCGAAACCAAACCCGCGCACCTTTTTCACTCAGCCTGCTGGAGTCATGCCTTTTGTTAGGTCTATGCTGGCTTCAACCCGTGATTCGGGAATGGGAGCGCGGGCTAGGCATGCTGCGGTTGGGAGCCAGACCTGGGAGGAAGAAAAATGAGACAGCAGCCCAAGGGCTGAAGCGTCCCCGCAAAATCTCCTTCAGCCTGGGGGAGCTAGCCTTCTGGAGTGAATCAGGGGTGGACCGGGCCCGGCTGCTGGATCGTCTTCAAGCGAACCTCACCCGACAGAAGATTTCACTCCGGCCCGATGATGGCTGGAGGCTGTTCGATCTCGAAGCGGCATCACAGTTCGATGTTTCGCCCGCCTTTCTGACCGTCACGGAGTACCATGGAAAGCAGCGCCTGCTGACCCGCGTACGTCTAATGCTGCGGGTAAGTCTGCGGTCGCTGGTGATTCAGGCGCTGATTCTCGCGGTGGTTTCCCTTCCCACACCTCTGCGGGTGATGGCTTTCGATTTCTACACCATCTCGTTCATTGCCGTGGTGACGATTGCCTTTGCTGCCTATCAAAAGCTGAAGCGAGACGTTTTGAAAGCCGCCCAGGAAGCCGGGCTGACCCTGGCCCCTCAAGCCTGA
- a CDS encoding FAD-dependent oxidoreductase translates to MKRLASLTELSSRPEPFDIVIVGGGASGLGAAVDAAVRGHSVLLVEQSDFAKGTSSRSTKLVHGGVRYLKQGNVSLVLEALRERGLMCRNAPHLVHSLPFVIPNYHWWEGPFYGIGMKVYDGLAGRLGLEPSRYLNREDVIELLPNIEQQDLTGGIIYHDGQFDDSRLAINLAQTAAEKGAVVLNYVRCAGLIKEGPHVAGVKLQDAETGEEAAVRAKVVINATGVFADEVRRMDDPQAKTMLSPSQGIHFVLPREFLPGDTAIMIPKTDDGRVLFAVPWHGRVVVGTTDTPVENASLEPRALEAEIEFIFTQITRYLTRDPTRADVLSVYAGLRPLIKSDASSTAALSRDHLISISDSGLITLAGGKWTTYRKMAEDVIDHAEMIGALDHRYCATHELKIHGAEVTEAEASHLHYYGSDAPGIRALIQNDPTLGEVLHPKLEFLKAEIIWHVRHEMARTVEDVLSRRTRALLLDARSSLEAAPIVARLMAQELDRDTSWEQAQVSSYETLAKGYLLPA, encoded by the coding sequence ATGAAACGCCTTGCCTCACTCACCGAGCTTTCTTCGCGGCCAGAGCCTTTTGATATTGTCATTGTGGGCGGAGGTGCCTCGGGACTCGGCGCTGCGGTGGATGCCGCAGTGCGCGGCCACAGTGTGTTGTTGGTGGAGCAGTCTGACTTTGCCAAAGGCACCTCAAGCCGTAGCACGAAGCTGGTGCACGGCGGGGTGCGCTACCTCAAACAAGGCAACGTATCTCTGGTGCTGGAGGCCCTGCGCGAGCGTGGTCTCATGTGCCGCAATGCCCCGCACCTGGTCCATAGCCTGCCGTTTGTCATTCCCAACTACCATTGGTGGGAAGGGCCCTTTTACGGCATCGGCATGAAAGTCTATGATGGGCTAGCAGGCAGGCTGGGACTGGAACCTTCCCGCTATCTGAATCGTGAAGACGTCATCGAGTTGCTGCCTAACATTGAACAGCAAGACCTCACGGGCGGCATCATTTATCATGACGGTCAGTTCGATGACTCGCGACTGGCGATCAATCTCGCCCAGACCGCCGCAGAAAAAGGGGCCGTGGTGCTGAACTACGTGCGATGTGCAGGCCTGATCAAAGAAGGCCCTCACGTGGCAGGCGTGAAACTGCAAGATGCGGAGACAGGTGAGGAAGCCGCAGTCAGAGCCAAGGTGGTGATCAATGCCACGGGCGTCTTTGCCGATGAAGTGCGCCGCATGGATGACCCGCAAGCTAAGACGATGCTGAGCCCCAGCCAAGGCATCCACTTTGTGCTGCCACGCGAGTTTCTGCCGGGCGATACCGCCATCATGATCCCCAAGACGGATGATGGACGAGTACTCTTCGCCGTGCCTTGGCATGGCCGGGTGGTGGTGGGCACCACCGATACGCCCGTGGAAAATGCCTCACTGGAACCGCGCGCGCTAGAGGCAGAAATCGAATTCATCTTTACCCAGATCACCCGCTACCTCACCCGGGATCCCACAAGAGCGGATGTGCTGAGCGTGTATGCGGGTCTGCGCCCGCTGATCAAGTCTGACGCCAGCTCCACCGCAGCCCTGTCACGGGATCACCTCATCTCCATCTCAGACTCTGGGCTCATCACCCTGGCCGGCGGTAAGTGGACGACGTATCGCAAGATGGCAGAGGATGTCATTGATCATGCGGAGATGATCGGTGCCCTGGATCACCGCTACTGTGCCACCCATGAATTAAAGATCCATGGAGCCGAGGTCACCGAGGCCGAAGCCAGCCACCTCCATTACTACGGCAGTGATGCGCCCGGCATCCGCGCCTTGATTCAAAATGACCCTACCCTGGGGGAAGTCCTTCATCCAAAACTGGAGTTCCTCAAAGCCGAGATCATCTGGCATGTGCGGCATGAGATGGCACGCACGGTGGAAGATGTGCTGTCACGCCGCACCCGTGCCCTGCTGCTGGATGCACGCTCCAGCCTGGAGGCAGCCCCCATCGTCGCCCGTTTGATGGCACAGGAATTGGACCGCGATACAAGCTGGGAACAGGCTCAGGTCAGTAGCTATGAGACGCTCGCGAAAGGCTACCTGCTGCCCGCGTGA
- a CDS encoding DUF3592 domain-containing protein: protein MPFLIGGLFVLWMMCVQPGLHWLNARDWQETEAVILESKLDESRDSDGSTYEVAVKFRYHFGDRSYESSRYSFRIGKTNIAVETLQAAVASLPKGQVTTCWVDPAHPEEAVLDRSMPASALFGLCFSVPFITIGLVGLGIFFHRPLFGRIRQSRLALIRELCREGSLPAETLERLENPALRSGAPMVWIASDQRLPSVVGFLLLNLFWNGIVSVFILGVIEKWRSGSEPWFLTLFLVPFVAIGAGIFWAFVQAWRQLAAPAWAIALKPIPGAKGGEIHLWCAWEKANRLPSLPRCTGRILALAAPWDAENSAPSQEALLNRRHKHRKNKTERELHVADFGPLLTGAMITVRLPPIPACPAPETKLGLRLHWCRWWALEVSYPDGTIERVNLTQPEKDRATER, encoded by the coding sequence ATGCCGTTTTTGATCGGGGGCTTGTTCGTGTTATGGATGATGTGCGTGCAGCCAGGCCTGCATTGGCTGAATGCTCGCGACTGGCAAGAGACCGAAGCGGTGATCTTAGAATCAAAGTTGGATGAATCCAGAGACAGCGATGGCAGCACCTATGAAGTGGCGGTGAAGTTTCGTTACCACTTCGGCGACCGCAGTTATGAATCCTCCCGCTATTCATTCAGGATAGGTAAAACCAACATTGCCGTCGAAACCCTGCAGGCAGCGGTAGCGAGCCTTCCCAAAGGCCAAGTGACCACCTGCTGGGTAGATCCAGCCCACCCGGAGGAAGCTGTGCTGGATCGTTCTATGCCTGCATCGGCCCTCTTTGGGCTCTGTTTTTCCGTCCCTTTCATCACGATAGGTTTAGTGGGCCTGGGCATTTTCTTTCATCGCCCTTTGTTCGGTAGAATCCGGCAGTCTCGCCTGGCCCTCATTCGCGAGCTTTGCCGTGAAGGCAGCCTCCCGGCAGAGACACTAGAACGACTCGAAAACCCCGCCCTCCGCAGCGGCGCCCCCATGGTCTGGATCGCCTCAGACCAGCGGCTGCCGAGTGTGGTGGGCTTTCTACTGCTGAACCTCTTTTGGAACGGTATCGTCTCCGTCTTCATTCTCGGGGTCATTGAGAAATGGCGCTCGGGTTCTGAACCGTGGTTTTTGACCCTCTTTCTCGTCCCCTTCGTTGCCATCGGGGCAGGCATTTTTTGGGCTTTCGTCCAGGCTTGGCGTCAACTGGCAGCCCCCGCCTGGGCCATCGCTCTGAAGCCGATACCGGGTGCCAAAGGCGGTGAAATTCATCTCTGGTGCGCCTGGGAAAAAGCCAATCGACTGCCCAGTCTGCCACGCTGCACAGGGCGCATCCTCGCGCTCGCCGCACCCTGGGATGCGGAAAATTCCGCGCCTAGCCAGGAGGCGCTATTGAACCGCCGACACAAACACCGGAAGAATAAGACCGAGCGTGAGCTTCACGTGGCCGATTTCGGCCCCTTGCTCACGGGTGCCATGATCACTGTCCGTTTACCGCCTATCCCAGCTTGCCCAGCCCCTGAGACCAAGCTGGGACTGCGCCTGCACTGGTGCCGCTGGTGGGCGCTAGAGGTGAGCTACCCCGACGGAACGATCGAAAGAGTGAACCTGACCCAGCCTGAGAAAGACCGGGCCACAGAACGGTGA
- a CDS encoding glycosyltransferase family 4 protein, translating into MSRLRILILVENLPVPLDRRVWQEACALRDAGHEVTVICPQMRGYTAPEEVLEGIQIYRHWISAEARGIRGFILEYTTALWGELGCALKAWRRSGFDVIHLCNPPDLLFLIALPFKLLGGVKVIYDVHDLWPEMFEAKFGKRGLLYWAVRVAERCTLALADAVMATNQSVLSTVKKRGRKKDDEVFIVRTAPNKLPTDLPADPKLKNGRRFLVGYIGVMGNADGVHYLIEAAHHIVHERGRQDVQFVLMGSGPEYAELVKQRDELGLQEQVAMPGRVSNEFLFTALKTMDLGVACDPINDYNDHCTMNKTLEYMAFAKAQVMFGTREGRYSAGDAALYVMENSAKRLGDAVLELLDDEPRRMEMGRIGQERLTTELSWERSVVQLLQTYERAMTDTASV; encoded by the coding sequence ATGTCTCGATTGCGCATCCTGATCCTTGTCGAAAATCTGCCCGTGCCGCTGGATCGGCGCGTTTGGCAGGAAGCCTGCGCCCTGAGAGATGCGGGTCATGAGGTCACCGTCATCTGCCCCCAGATGCGTGGCTACACCGCACCCGAAGAGGTATTGGAAGGCATTCAGATCTATCGCCACTGGATCAGTGCTGAAGCACGCGGCATCCGGGGTTTCATCCTGGAATACACCACCGCTCTGTGGGGCGAACTGGGCTGCGCGCTAAAAGCCTGGCGGCGCAGCGGATTCGATGTGATTCACCTGTGCAACCCTCCGGATCTGCTGTTCCTCATCGCACTGCCTTTCAAACTATTGGGCGGGGTCAAAGTCATCTACGATGTGCATGATCTGTGGCCAGAAATGTTTGAGGCTAAGTTTGGCAAACGTGGCCTGCTCTACTGGGCCGTACGCGTCGCGGAGCGCTGCACCCTGGCCCTGGCTGATGCGGTGATGGCGACGAACCAAAGCGTGCTCTCCACCGTGAAAAAACGCGGGCGCAAAAAAGATGATGAGGTCTTCATCGTACGCACCGCACCGAACAAGCTGCCCACCGATCTACCCGCAGACCCAAAGCTGAAGAACGGGCGGCGTTTTCTCGTCGGTTACATCGGCGTCATGGGTAATGCAGATGGCGTGCATTACCTCATCGAGGCCGCTCATCACATCGTCCATGAGCGTGGGCGGCAGGATGTGCAGTTCGTCCTCATGGGCAGCGGCCCCGAATATGCGGAGCTGGTGAAACAGCGCGATGAACTGGGCCTGCAAGAGCAGGTAGCGATGCCGGGCCGGGTCTCGAACGAGTTCCTCTTCACCGCCTTAAAAACCATGGATCTCGGCGTGGCCTGCGACCCCATCAACGACTACAACGACCACTGCACGATGAACAAAACGCTGGAATACATGGCCTTTGCCAAAGCCCAGGTCATGTTCGGCACACGTGAAGGGCGCTACTCCGCTGGAGATGCCGCGCTCTATGTGATGGAAAACTCCGCGAAGCGTCTAGGAGATGCCGTTTTGGAACTGCTGGATGATGAACCCCGCCGAATGGAGATGGGACGGATCGGCCAGGAGCGGCTGACCACGGAGCTGAGCTGGGAACGCAGTGTGGTGCAGCTCCTCCAGACCTATGAAAGGGCCATGACGGACACTGCCAGCGTTTAA
- a CDS encoding type II secretion system F family protein, producing the protein MKSAEKTALYRELAKLTQADFHLDRSLTLLLSQKSSPGRRAYLEGMQRGLAEGKSLAESIQEHNQKLVTGLEVALIEAGERSGKLNAAFNHLARYFASADGAARQMRGAMIYPMVLLHLAIVLPEIPTAFVATEGPGFFSRVLLWFLLLWVVLAASYFLWHWLTQKGLESAKVDRALKRLPWIGPARQHWALARFCQVFHAGLLAALPMSAICRLAGEASQSGSLKKAAFAAAGRIETKGESLATSLAQEEGFDPLFLNMLATAEEVGQLDEEMARCASAETLSAAEAMERATLWLPKIGYAIVVLFVVSRIITMLQGYYGGMLRQLDSL; encoded by the coding sequence ATGAAATCTGCGGAAAAGACCGCTCTCTACCGCGAACTGGCCAAGCTGACTCAGGCGGACTTTCACCTCGACCGATCCCTAACCCTGCTGCTGTCACAAAAGAGCAGTCCTGGCAGACGAGCCTATCTGGAGGGCATGCAACGAGGCTTGGCGGAAGGGAAAAGTTTGGCCGAATCCATCCAAGAGCATAACCAAAAGCTCGTCACTGGCCTGGAGGTAGCCTTGATCGAGGCGGGTGAGCGCAGTGGCAAACTGAACGCAGCCTTCAATCACCTCGCACGTTATTTTGCCTCTGCAGACGGGGCTGCACGGCAGATGCGTGGGGCCATGATCTACCCCATGGTGCTGCTGCATCTGGCCATCGTGCTGCCAGAAATTCCCACCGCCTTTGTCGCCACTGAGGGGCCAGGATTTTTCAGCCGGGTATTGCTCTGGTTTTTACTTTTGTGGGTGGTCTTGGCAGCCTCTTATTTTCTCTGGCACTGGCTCACGCAAAAGGGGCTAGAGTCGGCAAAGGTGGATCGGGCGCTGAAACGCCTGCCGTGGATCGGCCCGGCGCGGCAGCACTGGGCTCTGGCGCGCTTTTGTCAGGTCTTTCATGCTGGCCTGCTGGCCGCCCTCCCCATGTCCGCCATCTGCCGTCTAGCGGGCGAGGCCTCGCAATCCGGCAGCCTCAAAAAAGCCGCCTTCGCGGCGGCGGGTCGCATCGAAACGAAAGGCGAATCACTGGCCACTTCCTTAGCGCAGGAAGAAGGTTTTGATCCCCTATTCTTAAACATGCTCGCCACGGCGGAGGAAGTGGGCCAACTGGATGAAGAAATGGCCCGTTGCGCCAGCGCGGAAACACTCAGCGCGGCCGAGGCGATGGAGCGCGCCACCCTGTGGTTGCCAAAAATCGGCTACGCCATCGTGGTCCTCTTTGTGGTCAGCCGCATCATTACGATGTTGCAGGGTTACTACGGGGGCATGTTGCGGCAACTGGACAGCTTGTGA
- a CDS encoding PQQ-like beta-propeller repeat protein produces the protein MNRSTLTLVSGSLLTAASLSAQTPGEWGQFRGPNSNGTAPAAKVSNWKAANIKTLWKTETPTGFSSFAVAGAKAFTIITGETDGNTGEVLVALDVRSGKEAWRKPLTVIGKYDGGGNDGAKDNKGGDGPRSTPVVNGDKVYAIDANLGVFCFEAATGKPVWNHDVMKDNAGVQIKWQNAASPVIDGDILLMCGGGEGQALLGLNKNTGKVVWKGENDKMTHATPVIADIHGVHQAIFFTQVGLVGVNPADGKVLWRGDFPFKVSTAASPVVYEDIVYCSAGYGVGAGAFKISKSGSDLSAEQIWRRENECFNHWSTPVVKDGYLYGMFSFKEYGNGPLACVDIKTGKDVWKEAGFGPGQVILSGDKVIALSDKGEIVVVEANPEKYVELKREDVLAGKVWSYPVLAYDRLFARSTEEGVCLEIQ, from the coding sequence ATGAATCGCTCCACCCTTACCCTCGTCAGTGGTTCGCTCCTCACGGCAGCCAGCCTTTCCGCCCAGACCCCAGGAGAATGGGGCCAGTTCCGGGGTCCTAACAGCAATGGCACCGCCCCTGCGGCCAAAGTCAGCAACTGGAAGGCAGCCAACATCAAGACCCTGTGGAAGACGGAGACCCCCACGGGCTTCAGCTCCTTTGCCGTCGCAGGGGCCAAGGCCTTCACCATCATCACCGGTGAAACCGATGGCAATACCGGCGAAGTCTTGGTGGCTCTGGACGTGCGTAGCGGCAAAGAAGCTTGGAGAAAACCCCTGACCGTGATCGGCAAATACGATGGCGGTGGGAATGACGGCGCTAAAGACAACAAAGGCGGGGATGGCCCCCGCTCCACCCCCGTGGTGAATGGCGACAAAGTGTACGCCATTGATGCCAACCTGGGCGTGTTCTGCTTTGAAGCTGCCACGGGCAAACCCGTGTGGAATCACGATGTGATGAAGGACAACGCCGGCGTGCAGATCAAATGGCAGAATGCCGCCTCTCCCGTCATTGATGGCGATATTCTGCTCATGTGCGGTGGCGGTGAAGGCCAGGCCCTGCTGGGTCTAAACAAGAACACTGGAAAAGTCGTCTGGAAGGGTGAGAACGACAAAATGACCCATGCGACGCCCGTCATTGCCGACATCCACGGCGTGCACCAGGCCATCTTTTTCACCCAGGTGGGCCTCGTGGGTGTGAATCCTGCGGATGGCAAAGTACTGTGGCGTGGGGACTTCCCTTTTAAAGTCTCCACAGCGGCGAGCCCGGTGGTGTATGAAGACATCGTCTATTGCTCTGCCGGTTACGGTGTCGGCGCAGGTGCTTTCAAGATCAGCAAGAGCGGCAGCGACCTGAGCGCGGAGCAAATCTGGCGGCGCGAAAATGAATGCTTCAATCACTGGAGCACGCCCGTGGTGAAAGATGGCTACCTCTACGGCATGTTCAGCTTCAAAGAATACGGCAACGGCCCTCTGGCCTGTGTGGACATCAAGACAGGTAAGGATGTCTGGAAGGAAGCCGGATTCGGCCCTGGCCAGGTCATTCTCTCTGGCGATAAAGTCATCGCCCTCAGCGACAAAGGCGAAATCGTCGTCGTAGAAGCCAATCCCGAAAAATACGTGGAGCTCAAGCGCGAAGACGTTCTGGCTGGTAAGGTGTGGAGCTACCCTGTCCTGGCTTATGACCGCCTCTTTGCCCGCAGCACGGAAGAGGGTGTGTGCTTGGAGATTCAGTAA